The genomic region CCTGGGCCCGAGGAACAGCTGCTTAGGAAATTGTATACCTTTAAGCCAGCGAAGCCCGAGAGCACTGAGGAGCTTAAGAGGCTTATAGCCCGATACATGGGGCTGGAGGATAGCGGGGTAGACGTATTTGAGTATCTCCGCTCGCCTGGTAGCAGTAGTACCGGACACGATGGAGAGGGGAGGAGAGAGCCTCCTCTCAATGATGCTGGAGAAGGGGGACGAGACGAGGATAGGCAACTGCATAGTAATAGAGGCTGACATGGACGCGCTAGCTCTAATAGACGAGGCAAGGAGGCTTGGTGCAAGCGAGATCGTATTGCTTGGTCCTCTACACCGCGATAATAGGCAGCGTGGAATCTACTTAGAGCGGGTAGAGCCGAATAAGAGCGCGGCTTCTAGTCCAAACAAGCTTGTCAAGGAGCTTTGGGGCAATCTTACGGGCAGCCTACGCCTAGACGACTATGTTGCAGCCATGCGCATACTATACGATAAGCCATTCTATGTCGCTGAGTGCGACCCAGGTGACACAGATGAGTGCAGAGACCTCGTCGAGCAGTGGCTCAGAGAGTACTGTGGCCAAGCCTAGGATATTGGTTTTCGGCACAGGAAATACTTTCTACGGCGACGACGGCATAGGCTATTGCCTTGTAAAAGCCCTAGAGAAGTGCGTCAAATCGTTAGGCACAGACCTGGTCTCCATCCAGGCCCTTAACCCTGGCCACGCCACGCTACTAGAAGGGTACGATTACGCGATATTCCTCGACGCCTATATTGACCCGGAGGCACCAAAGGACGCGGACATAGTTGTGCACGAGCTCGATCCTTCGCTTCTCGACGAGGCGGATATAGTATTAGCCATAGAGGGTATCGAGCCACATAGCCTCGATCCTTTGAAGCTACTAGTGCTGGCTAGGGGAGCTTCGCTTTTCAGCGGCAAGGGGTTCCTCATAGGGATAAGGCCGGAGATAATTGACTTCAACAAGCCCTTGAGCAAAGAGGTCAAAGAGAGAGGAATCAAGGCGATCAAGAAACTAGCCGAGATACTTGGCAATCTAGGACTTGAACTCACCATAGACTATGAGTGTGTAAAGAGCTTTCTCGACGAGAAGTGCAATGGACCACTATTAGACTAAGCTACTGAGCATTGAACAGTACACGTTTCTATACTGTTCTAGGCTTTTCCAGGAGCCCGAGCTTCGCGGCCGCAACCATTACTTGGCCGACTGCGACCCCTCCATCCCCTGGCGGTAGTCGGTGTTGAAGCACAGCCTCTAGCCCGTGCTCGCGCAAAGCCTCCCTTACCCCCTGGACTATGTATGTATTCACAGCTGCGCCGCCGGAGACAAAGATGGGACCATCAAGGCCTTTGGCTGCACGGGCAGCTGCTTCTCCAAGTGCCCTCCCCAGAGCCTTCTGGATAGTGAATGCGACATCGCTAACGCTATACTTATCAATGGCTTCGAGAACCCAGCTCAGCAGCTTCCTTACATCAACTACTACTCGCCCGTAAGCAGTAATGAGGGGCGGCGTAAAGCCCAGGTCTCTGCCCTTTCTCGCTGCTGCTTCAAGCCTCATAGCTGGTTCACCCTCATAGCCCCTGTGCCACCCTATGCGGAGCAACGCAGAGAACGCGTCAAGCGTTCTACCCATGCTCGTGGTAAGAGGTTGAGAATCCAGGCCAGCCTGCCTATAGGCTATCCTAGCCTCGGTCTCCCCGTAGGGAAGTTTGTCTCTCTCTAGGAGCCCTCTCTTAGCGAGAATCCCTACTACCTCTTCTTCCCCGAGCCCGCTGGCCTTCATCAGCCCTATTAGTGCTCTAACGGGCCATTCGACTGCACGTTCTCCACCAGGGAGGCGGAAGGGATAGAGGCTCGCGACTCTAGTGAAATTCGAGTAGCTTGCTACGAGTACTTCGCCGCCCCATATGGTGCCGTCGGAGCCATAGCCAGTCCCATCAATAGTTATAGCAACGTGTTCCTCGCCAGGCTCTACACCGTGCTCAGCCATAGCGCTGGCTGCGTGAGCATGATGGTGTTGTACTTCTACGAGTTCTGCACCATATTCCTCCGACATCCTTGCAGCTAGGCCGCGATTATGGTAGCCTGGATGCATGTCTAGTGCTACGAAGCGAGGCCTCAGTCCATAGACTCTTATGAGCCAGCGTAGCTCCTTCTCAAGGTCCTCCAGCTGCCCGGGCTCATCAAGGTCTCCTATGAACTGCGTCGGGACTATCTTGTCCTCGAACGAGACTGCTCCCGCTACTTGCAGCTCCGCACCGACTGCTATGCCTTCCGGCAACCAAGCCCTAACACGAATCCATGCAGGTGCATAGCCGCGGGCACGGCGCAAGAACACTAGCTCGCCATCGGTATATCTCAACACGCTGTCATCTACTCTGTGAACTATCTCACGCTCGTGCGTTACAACGTAGTCCGCTATTCCTCTTAGATGCGTGAATACACACTCTATAGAGGTGCACATGGGGTACCCGGTCTCGTTCCCACTCGTCATTATGAGGAAACCATCCCTCAGCTCTTCTAGAAGCATGACTTGTAGCCCGGTATATGGCAGCATAACTCCAATAGTGTCTAGGCCAGGCGCGACGAGCTCGGAGACGGGGGAGTCTTCTCGCCTTGGGAGCAAAATTATTGGGCGCTCAGCTGACCTAAGCACTGCACACGCATCGGAAGGGGGAATAGCTATTTTCTCAACAATGCTACAGTCCCGCGCCATTAGGGCAAATGGTTTCGTCGGCCTTCTCTTCCTGCGACGAAGCTCGGCAACAACACTATCGTCGCTCGCAAGCGCTGCGAGATGGTACCCGCCCACACCCTTTATTGCGAGTATGTGCCCCTCCTCTATCCGCTCTGCAGCCCACTTGGCAGGATCGTCTACGGGGATAATGTTGCCCTCCATATCGTACACGATGGTTCTTGGCCCGCACTGTTTACAGCTAATTCCCTGGGCGTGGAACCTGCGGATGTTCTCCGGATTGCTGTAGTCGCGTCTACAATCTATGCAGAGGGGGAATGCCCTCATGGCAGTGTTTTCGCGGTCATACGGTATGTCGTACATCATTGAGAAACGGGGCCCGCACCAAGCACAGCTGTTCCAAGGGTAACGGTAGTACCTTGACACGGGATCATGTATCTCTGCGACACAGTGCGGGCATATGCCGAAGTCCGGGGGTATCATGCTCCGCTTGCTACGTCTTCGCTCACTCTTCCTGATACTGAACCCTCGGTACCATTTCGGAGATACGGGCTCTACTTCTAGCTCCTCTATTCTTGCTGGTGGGGGTTTCTCCTCGTACAAGCCTATGAGGAAGCTCTTGAGTTGCTCTGGGCTGCCCTCGACCCATACTTCTACCTCGCTTCCACCGAGGTTTAGGACGTAGCCTTTGAGGCTGCGGGATACTGCTAGCCTGTATATGAAGGGGCGGAAGCCGACGCCCTGAACTATTCCCGTAATTCTGATCTTCAGCGCTCTCCTATCCAATGCCTATACACGCCTCGCCACAAGCGAGGAAAACAATGATAAAGTGTTGACACAAACGGGGATATGGCTAGAAGGAATTAACTGCGAGAAGCGGCGAGAAGCTCAACCATCTTTAGCATATTCTTGGCACTATCTCGCCGCTCGGCGGCTCTAGTATTCTTACCCCGCCAGTCACGCTCTTGAGGAGCACTCGGCCAGCATGATGCGGGTCCTTCGGCTCGTAGACCTGGCCTATTATTGCTGCCTCCTTGTAGCCAAGGCCGTGTATGAAGTCTAGGATCTCCTCTGCCTTTGACCCATCAACTGCTAGGACTGCTGCTCCCTCGTTTGCAAGGCTTAAGGGGTCTACGCCAAGCATTTCCGCGTATTCTTTTACCTGGGGGCGTATTGGCACCTTTTCCTCCTCTATGACTATTACTGTCCTAGTTTTCTCCGCCCAGTCGTTGGCTAGCATTGCTATGCCTCCTCTCGTAGGATCGCCAGCACCGTGAATGTAGTTGCGATACTTCTCTAGGAGTGGGAGCATTAGGCTTGTTAGTGGCTTCACATCGCTTTTCACGTCGAACTCTACGCCTATGGTTTGCTGTGCGGCAAGAATTGCTGCTCCATGATCGCCTACATACCCTGTTACTATCAGCTTGTCTCCGGGCTTTATCTCGCGGTCATCAATGGGCTTTCCCTCTACTATGCCTATACCCGCAGACGCTATCACTACTCCATCTACTTGGCCTTTCGGCATAACCTTGAAGTCGCCGCCTATTAGGGCGACACTGTTTGAAACAAGAGTACTGACATAGCTGTCTATGATTTTCTTGAGCTTCTCCGTCTCGAAGCCCTCCTCAACAATAACTGCGTCAAGAGCTGCGACTGGTTTTGCCCCAACCATTAGTAGGTCGTTTATCGTGCCGCTCGCTGCGAGGACTCCTATGTCGCCGCCGGGGAAGAAGATAGGCTTAACAGTGTAAGAGTCTATGGTTAGCGCAATATACTTGCCCCCATCAAGGGGTATGAGTGCAGCATCGTCAAGGGCGTCTAGCCCGGCCCCATTGTCCACCCTCCAGTACTCGGGTGGAACAGCATTCACTATCAAGTTCTTAATTAGGTCCTCGGTCTCCTTGCCTCCCGATCCGTGTGCAAGCGTTATTAGTTTCCAAAGCCTAACATACCATGTCAACTCTCTTCACCTTTCTCAAGATACTCGAAGAGCTGTTGTGCCTTAGACTCGAGGTCTTCTATGAACTCATTTATAGCATTAACGAGTTCTTCCGCACGCTCGGGCTTCAGCTTCTCAATTATAACGCCTGCATGCACTACTACGAGGTCGCCTGGCCTGAGATCCTCATATGTGCCGCCATATACCTCTCTTAGAACACCGTCACCGAAATCAACTAGCACTATATCGCCTTTTACTTCCTTTACCTCTGCAGGTATACCTAGGCACATAGTGGCCGAACCCCGCTACTCAGTTTTGGAGAAGCAAGGGTGAAAAACTGTAACCTTGCCAATGAGGCTAGATTATTCCTAGGCTTTTCGCTATGTCTTCAGCAAGGCCTCCTCCGCCGAAGCGAGCCCAGACGGCACATGTTCCTTCACTGCTCACCATGCATGGCCCATAGGGTGTTCCCGGCGTACACGTTTTCATGAAGTGCGGGCAATCAGTTGGCTTCGCAAGGCCTAGGGTTACTTCTGCGCAGCGACACCCCGGTGGCAAGTCGTATCTCCACTCATCGGGTGAGAGGTCCTTTATGCCGTACTGGTGGAGCGCGTCCACATGGCGATATTTTTCCCTAAAGGCCAGCCCGCTTTTCGGCACAAATCCTATTCCCCTCCATGCGGCGTCAACTACCTCGCAGCATTCGTTGATCTGTTTCTGCGCGGTTGTATTGCCCTCCCATGTTACGACTCTCGTATACTCGTTGACGAGCCTGGGCTTGCCTTCCACGTGTTGCCGTAATATCTCTAGGACGGCTAGTAGTACGTCAAGTGGTTCAAAGCCTGCAACCACTGTTGGTATGCCGAACTCATCCACCACGAATCTCCATGCCTTGGCGCCTACGATTGTTGACACGTGGCCGGGTGCTATGACTCCTCGTATCGGATTATCCTTGTGGGTTTCGAACGTATACCTCATTATGGGCGGAGTCAAGCGATGAACATTGATGATCGTCATATTGCTAGGTACGTGGCCCTTCACAACGGGAGCTGCCGTTGAGGGAGCCGTGGTCTCGAACCCTACTGCGAAGAACACGCTCTCCTTCCCGTCCTTCTTGGCCATACGTATTGCGTCTAACGTGCTATAGACTACTACCACGTTTCCTCCAGCTGCTCTAGCCTCCTCGAGGCTGCGTATGTCCTTGCCACGCCTTCCAGAGCCAGGGAGTTTGTAGGCGTCACCATAGGTGAAGACGCGTATTCCTTCAAGGCTGAGCTTTATAGCCACGTCGACGTAGTAAGCGGGTGTTATGCATACAGGGCATCCAGGACCAGCTATAAGCTCGACATCCGGAGGCATGAGGCTCCGTAGTCCGAAATGAGTTATTGTGTACTCGTGTGTGCCGCAGAAGTCCATTATCTTGATCGGCGACTGGCCTACCCGGGCAACAGCTTTTGGGGCCAATTGGTGTATCTTTTCAACGACTTTTCTCGTATACTCGCTGCGGCGGAGAAGCTCCTCAAGGCGCTTGAGAAGCATCGCCCGCTGCTCGCCTAATGACAAGGCTTTGTGCACCACCCCCGCTGACTAGGAGCACCTCCTGCTTTGGGGATGATAAACTTGTTTCTACGAAGACAGTATAAGATAACGAGATAAACACAATATTTTACTCATGCAGCCTTGCCGCAACACCGCTGCCCGTTATTCTCAACCGGTATACACCCTCATAGTGATCACGGAGCTCCGCGAAGACTACATCTTCTTTACCCTTTCTTGGAAGGATTATTGCAACCTTCTTCTTAACATACCAGTTCTCGACAAGCATCCTGCTCCTAAGTCTTTCAAAGAACTCTGCATCCTCATCACTAGCCATTCCTACGCGTCTACTAAAGCACCGTGACTGTTCAAAGAAGCTTCTAAGACTCGGTGACTGAATGAAACGCACAAATGCGCGAGACCCTTCATCAATAATCTTCTCGCCGAGCAATCGATGCATATCACTAGTACTCATCTCGCCCATGACTACAGCCACTACCTCTCGCTCCGGCACAGAATAGCTCTCAACTCGGGCCAGCCCCGGCCCACCAGCTGATAGGCGGGCCTCAAGCCACCTCCCATAAACCATTGCCACTACGTCGCCGAGCCCTGTCCCTGCAACCACTTCGGCTCTATGGGCTAGTGCCGCTGCTTCGACAAAGCCTAAGCCACTTAAGAGCCCCGAGCCAAGAGAAACGCCAAGAGCTACCGTCGCAGAGACCGCGAAGCCCGAGCCAAGAGGCACCGGTGAGCTTATGCTGATACATGCT from Pyrofollis japonicus harbors:
- a CDS encoding HypC/HybG/HupF family hydrogenase formation chaperone; this encodes MCLGIPAEVKEVKGDIVLVDFGDGVLREVYGGTYEDLRPGDLVVVHAGVIIEKLKPERAEELVNAINEFIEDLESKAQQLFEYLEKGEES
- a CDS encoding pantoate kinase → MSDESRKVVLEIPLHVTGFWVPVWRSEPLLSGSLGAGLLLEPRVVVEARPCDAWNIEIRLGDEMLRALPPVVNEVTKNEALHPACISISSPVPLGSGFAVSATVALGVSLGSGLLSGLGFVEAAALAHRAEVVAGTGLGDVVAMVYGRWLEARLSAGGPGLARVESYSVPEREVVAVVMGEMSTSDMHRLLGEKIIDEGSRAFVRFIQSPSLRSFFEQSRCFSRRVGMASDEDAEFFERLRSRMLVENWYVKKKVAIILPRKGKEDVVFAELRDHYEGVYRLRITGSGVAARLHE
- the hypE gene encoding hydrogenase expression/formation protein HypE — protein: MTWYVRLWKLITLAHGSGGKETEDLIKNLIVNAVPPEYWRVDNGAGLDALDDAALIPLDGGKYIALTIDSYTVKPIFFPGGDIGVLAASGTINDLLMVGAKPVAALDAVIVEEGFETEKLKKIIDSYVSTLVSNSVALIGGDFKVMPKGQVDGVVIASAGIGIVEGKPIDDREIKPGDKLIVTGYVGDHGAAILAAQQTIGVEFDVKSDVKPLTSLMLPLLEKYRNYIHGAGDPTRGGIAMLANDWAEKTRTVIVIEEEKVPIRPQVKEYAEMLGVDPLSLANEGAAVLAVDGSKAEEILDFIHGLGYKEAAIIGQVYEPKDPHHAGRVLLKSVTGGVRILEPPSGEIVPRIC
- the hypF gene encoding carbamoyltransferase HypF; its protein translation is MDRRALKIRITGIVQGVGFRPFIYRLAVSRSLKGYVLNLGGSEVEVWVEGSPEQLKSFLIGLYEEKPPPARIEELEVEPVSPKWYRGFSIRKSERRRSKRSMIPPDFGICPHCVAEIHDPVSRYYRYPWNSCAWCGPRFSMMYDIPYDRENTAMRAFPLCIDCRRDYSNPENIRRFHAQGISCKQCGPRTIVYDMEGNIIPVDDPAKWAAERIEEGHILAIKGVGGYHLAALASDDSVVAELRRRKRRPTKPFALMARDCSIVEKIAIPPSDACAVLRSAERPIILLPRREDSPVSELVAPGLDTIGVMLPYTGLQVMLLEELRDGFLIMTSGNETGYPMCTSIECVFTHLRGIADYVVTHEREIVHRVDDSVLRYTDGELVFLRRARGYAPAWIRVRAWLPEGIAVGAELQVAGAVSFEDKIVPTQFIGDLDEPGQLEDLEKELRWLIRVYGLRPRFVALDMHPGYHNRGLAARMSEEYGAELVEVQHHHAHAASAMAEHGVEPGEEHVAITIDGTGYGSDGTIWGGEVLVASYSNFTRVASLYPFRLPGGERAVEWPVRALIGLMKASGLGEEEVVGILAKRGLLERDKLPYGETEARIAYRQAGLDSQPLTTSMGRTLDAFSALLRIGWHRGYEGEPAMRLEAAARKGRDLGFTPPLITAYGRVVVDVRKLLSWVLEAIDKYSVSDVAFTIQKALGRALGEAAARAAKGLDGPIFVSGGAAVNTYIVQGVREALREHGLEAVLQHRLPPGDGGVAVGQVMVAAAKLGLLEKPRTV
- a CDS encoding hydrogenase maturation protease, whose translation is MSAETSSSSGSESTVAKPRILVFGTGNTFYGDDGIGYCLVKALEKCVKSLGTDLVSIQALNPGHATLLEGYDYAIFLDAYIDPEAPKDADIVVHELDPSLLDEADIVLAIEGIEPHSLDPLKLLVLARGASLFSGKGFLIGIRPEIIDFNKPLSKEVKERGIKAIKKLAEILGNLGLELTIDYECVKSFLDEKCNGPLLD
- the hypD gene encoding hydrogenase formation protein HypD, producing the protein MSLGEQRAMLLKRLEELLRRSEYTRKVVEKIHQLAPKAVARVGQSPIKIMDFCGTHEYTITHFGLRSLMPPDVELIAGPGCPVCITPAYYVDVAIKLSLEGIRVFTYGDAYKLPGSGRRGKDIRSLEEARAAGGNVVVVYSTLDAIRMAKKDGKESVFFAVGFETTAPSTAAPVVKGHVPSNMTIINVHRLTPPIMRYTFETHKDNPIRGVIAPGHVSTIVGAKAWRFVVDEFGIPTVVAGFEPLDVLLAVLEILRQHVEGKPRLVNEYTRVVTWEGNTTAQKQINECCEVVDAAWRGIGFVPKSGLAFREKYRHVDALHQYGIKDLSPDEWRYDLPPGCRCAEVTLGLAKPTDCPHFMKTCTPGTPYGPCMVSSEGTCAVWARFGGGGLAEDIAKSLGII